In the genome of Gloeotrichia echinulata CP02, one region contains:
- a CDS encoding molybdenum cofactor biosynthesis protein MoaE has translation MASRIQPRGEDSFAITFAPLSVEEIYAKADDPANGAVVLMSGMVRNQTDGQTVVALEYQAYEPMALQVFYQIAADIRSLWSDVNRVVIYHRIGRLQIGEISVLVAVGCPHRSEAFEACRYAIDTLKHNAPIWKKEYVSTLDGTIASTWVSIGACDESHG, from the coding sequence ATGGCTTCTCGCATTCAACCAAGAGGAGAAGATAGCTTTGCTATTACCTTTGCGCCCTTGTCTGTGGAAGAAATCTACGCCAAAGCCGACGATCCTGCTAATGGCGCGGTGGTGCTGATGAGCGGGATGGTTCGCAATCAAACCGATGGTCAAACTGTGGTAGCCCTAGAGTATCAAGCTTATGAACCGATGGCTTTACAGGTTTTTTATCAAATTGCTGCTGATATTCGCTCGTTGTGGTCTGATGTGAATCGGGTGGTCATTTACCATCGGATTGGACGCTTGCAAATTGGCGAAATCAGCGTTTTGGTGGCTGTGGGTTGTCCCCATCGCAGTGAAGCTTTTGAAGCTTGTCGCTATGCTATTGATACCCTCAAACACAATGCTCCGATTTGGAAAAAAGAGTATGTGAGTACATTAGATGGTACAATTGCCTCAACTTGGGTGAGTATCGGCGCTTGCGACGAATCCCACGGCTAA
- a CDS encoding family 10 glycosylhydrolase, whose product MKNQEKRLKKIKSKINQAGFLIVNFNLLIFNGLVILPAMAAPEEPVLSVVQSEENANQWTGITNRLQAAGVKYCVIPLANVRSAADWGERRVLLLPNVETLNPSQIIALEEWMSKGGRLIASGPVGSLSAPGVRQLLRSLLGGYWGFSLNEIQQLQPSKSKTQEWANQSELFGKVRGGVVIPDDMGSQSAAVWNTQDSPTAVVTTERSTFFGWRWGVDTASAPELDNAWLKAALNRYLSGPINQRQKKVEGGSPTCATSVVATREPSSEKNTPSPTPSLPPTPTPTPRTPVSIIKPQRTQEAIDQLEQTVRLDVTPNSNDPIDSSEAIALQQELENLIGRVESARLAAAALAADRGEAISSNSESLKVQQARLISSTTGGGVLSLDQALVRAREVAKNIPLLIAKKNYALARQQWLSAKASLWKQFPVDRRLAQPEIRSVWLDRGTIVRAGSEAGLAEIFDRLAQAGINTVFFETLNASYTIYPSQIAPQQNPLIRGWDPLAAAVKLAHERRMELHAWVWAFAAGNQRHNEIINVNPDYPGPVLAAHPDWANYDNRGNMIPVGQNKPFFDQANPELRQYLIDLYTEIVTRYNVDGLQLDYIRYPFQDPGAGRTYGYGKAAREQFQQLTGVDPLNISPSDRDLWQKWTTFRTEQVDSFVSQVSQQLRQKRPNLILSVAVFPLPEIERIQKLQQHWEVWARRGDIDLIVPMTYALDTPRFERLAQPWIASKQLGSTLLIPGIRLLSLPTIGAFDQLQLVRDLPVSGYALFAAENFNNELHKIFSNTQGRVQQTTAEPIPHRQPFQTAALRYTGLQREWKFVLQNDQMRMPAATIIEFNAQAEVLQAALNQLATTPSSTQLIIARGSLTRFQSQFRNWMRQEAIENPYQVKVWENRLATIERLLRYGEQRLLLRP is encoded by the coding sequence GTGAAGAATCAGGAAAAACGATTGAAAAAAATAAAATCAAAAATTAACCAAGCGGGATTTTTAATTGTAAATTTTAACCTTTTAATTTTTAATGGTTTGGTAATTTTACCAGCAATGGCAGCGCCAGAAGAACCTGTACTCAGCGTGGTGCAGAGCGAAGAAAATGCCAATCAGTGGACAGGAATCACCAATCGCTTACAGGCGGCTGGGGTAAAATATTGTGTGATTCCCCTGGCGAACGTCAGGAGTGCGGCTGATTGGGGCGAACGTCGGGTATTATTGTTACCGAATGTCGAAACATTAAACCCATCACAAATCATCGCTCTAGAAGAATGGATGAGCAAAGGTGGACGTTTAATTGCAAGTGGACCTGTAGGAAGTCTGTCGGCGCCCGGAGTGCGTCAGTTGTTGCGATCGCTCTTGGGCGGTTATTGGGGATTTAGCCTCAATGAAATACAACAACTCCAACCCTCAAAAAGTAAAACACAGGAATGGGCTAACCAAAGCGAACTCTTTGGTAAAGTGCGTGGTGGTGTTGTCATTCCTGATGATATGGGTAGTCAATCTGCGGCTGTGTGGAATACTCAAGATAGTCCTACAGCGGTGGTAACAACCGAGCGCTCCACCTTTTTTGGCTGGCGTTGGGGAGTAGATACGGCTTCAGCCCCAGAGTTAGATAATGCTTGGTTAAAAGCGGCTCTCAATCGTTATCTGTCAGGGCCAATAAATCAAAGACAGAAAAAAGTAGAAGGAGGTTCCCCAACCTGCGCTACTTCCGTGGTAGCTACTAGGGAACCCAGCAGCGAAAAAAACACGCCTTCCCCCACTCCCAGCCTTCCCCCAACCCCCACTCCCACTCCCAGGACTCCTGTTAGCATCATCAAACCCCAAAGAACACAGGAGGCCATTGACCAACTAGAACAAACGGTGCGCCTGGATGTCACACCCAATTCTAATGACCCGATTGATAGCAGTGAAGCGATCGCCCTCCAGCAGGAGTTAGAAAATCTCATCGGTCGAGTGGAAAGCGCCCGTCTAGCCGCTGCGGCTTTGGCTGCAGATCGTGGGGAGGCGATTTCTAGTAACTCCGAGTCCCTGAAAGTGCAACAGGCGCGGTTGATTTCTAGCACCACAGGTGGAGGAGTCCTCAGCCTAGACCAAGCCTTAGTCAGGGCTAGGGAAGTTGCGAAAAATATACCCCTATTAATTGCTAAAAAAAACTATGCTCTGGCTCGTCAACAGTGGCTATCTGCAAAGGCCAGTTTATGGAAGCAGTTTCCTGTGGATCGCCGATTAGCGCAACCAGAAATTCGCTCAGTCTGGTTAGATAGGGGGACAATTGTTCGCGCTGGTAGTGAAGCGGGATTAGCTGAGATTTTTGATCGACTGGCGCAAGCAGGGATTAATACCGTCTTTTTTGAAACGCTGAACGCCAGCTACACGATTTATCCCAGCCAAATTGCGCCCCAGCAAAACCCCTTAATTCGCGGTTGGGACCCACTAGCAGCGGCGGTCAAATTAGCCCATGAACGACGTATGGAGTTACATGCTTGGGTTTGGGCTTTTGCAGCAGGAAACCAGCGTCACAATGAAATTATCAACGTTAATCCTGATTATCCAGGACCAGTGCTGGCGGCACATCCTGATTGGGCAAACTACGATAATCGTGGTAATATGATTCCTGTTGGTCAGAATAAACCATTTTTTGACCAAGCCAATCCCGAACTGCGGCAGTACTTAATCGACCTTTACACGGAAATTGTCACCCGCTATAATGTCGATGGTCTACAGCTAGACTACATTCGCTATCCCTTTCAAGACCCAGGCGCCGGTCGAACTTATGGCTATGGTAAAGCAGCTAGGGAACAGTTTCAGCAACTGACTGGGGTTGATCCGCTGAATATTTCACCAAGCGATCGCGACTTATGGCAAAAGTGGACAACATTTCGCACCGAGCAAGTTGATAGTTTTGTCAGCCAAGTTTCACAGCAATTGCGACAAAAGCGCCCGAATTTGATCCTGTCAGTTGCTGTATTTCCTCTACCAGAAATAGAACGAATTCAAAAACTCCAACAGCACTGGGAAGTTTGGGCGAGGCGCGGCGATATAGATTTAATTGTTCCCATGACTTATGCTCTGGATACTCCTCGCTTTGAACGACTAGCCCAACCTTGGATCGCCTCTAAACAATTAGGCAGTACTTTATTAATACCAGGAATTCGCTTGCTTTCTTTGCCCACAATTGGCGCTTTTGATCAACTCCAATTGGTACGAGACTTACCAGTTAGTGGTTACGCACTCTTTGCTGCAGAGAACTTTAACAACGAACTACACAAAATCTTTAGTAATACCCAAGGTAGGGTACAACAAACCACAGCTGAACCGATTCCTCACCGCCAGCCTTTTCAAACTGCTGCTCTTCGTTACACTGGTCTGCAACGAGAATGGAAATTTGTTTTGCAAAACGACCAAATGCGTATGCCTGCAGCCACAATTATTGAGTTTAACGCCCAAGCAGAAGTTTTGCAAGCAGCTTTAAATCAGCTGGCTACCACCCCCAGTTCTACTCAGTTAATCATCGCCAGAGGTTCCCTGACTCGCTTCCAGTCACAATTTCGCAACTGGATGCGCCAAGAGGCGATAGAGAATCCCTATCAAGTCAAAGTCTGGGAAAATCGTCTAGCAACTATAGAAAGGCTTTTACGTTACGGTGAACAACGCCTGCTGTTGCGTCCCTAA
- the modB gene encoding molybdate ABC transporter permease subunit: MPQDLSPLWISLKTSLLATFITFFLGIAAAYWMLRYRGKAKSLIEGIFVAPLILPPTVVGFLLLMFFGKNGPVGKLMTALDFTIVFTWYGAAIAATVVSFPLMYKTALGAFEQIDRNLLLVARTLGAKESTIFWRISLPLALPGILAATTLAFARALGEFGATLMLAGNIPGQTQTIPMAIYFAVEAGAIDEAWFWAIAIMVISLTGIIVVNFWQEWRDRGTKGQQNSQLSTQNSQEHQVKTTTQTRDSSALIVDIQKQLPGFHLEVSFTTDAQPLGLLGGSGAGKSMILRCLAGIETPTRGQIILNGRILFDWEQKINVPSRDRRIGFLVQNYALFPHMTVAQNIAFGLPKGLAPGNIRAQVEEQLLAMQLQGLGDRYPHQLSGGQQQRVALARALASQPEALLLDEPFSALDTHLRSQLEQQMTATLANYSGATLFVTHNMEEAYRVCPNLLVLEHGKAVQYDTKQEIFAHPTTVSVAQLTGCKNFSRAVVQPSHQVEAVDWGCTLQVVEPINSELSHIGIRAHQIIFTNDPNQENTFKCWLVRTSETPHRMTLFLKLNSPAHSPQDYHLQAEVFKEKWATLKDQPFPWYVRLDPQRLLLME, encoded by the coding sequence ATGCCACAGGATTTATCGCCCCTCTGGATATCACTCAAAACCTCATTGCTGGCTACATTTATCACCTTTTTTTTAGGTATTGCTGCGGCCTACTGGATGCTGAGATATCGCGGTAAAGCCAAGTCACTGATTGAGGGGATATTTGTAGCGCCTCTAATTTTACCTCCCACGGTAGTCGGCTTTTTGTTGCTGATGTTTTTTGGCAAAAATGGCCCTGTGGGAAAATTAATGACAGCGTTGGACTTCACTATCGTCTTTACTTGGTATGGTGCGGCGATCGCAGCTACGGTGGTTTCTTTTCCTTTAATGTATAAAACTGCGTTAGGCGCTTTTGAACAGATTGATCGGAATTTGCTGCTGGTAGCGAGAACCCTGGGGGCGAAAGAATCCACAATTTTTTGGCGGATTAGTTTACCTTTAGCACTCCCTGGCATTTTAGCAGCGACGACCTTAGCTTTTGCTCGTGCCTTGGGTGAATTCGGTGCCACACTGATGCTAGCCGGTAACATTCCTGGACAAACGCAAACAATTCCGATGGCGATTTATTTTGCAGTGGAAGCAGGTGCAATAGATGAAGCTTGGTTTTGGGCGATCGCAATTATGGTAATTTCTCTAACGGGAATTATTGTAGTCAATTTTTGGCAGGAATGGAGGGACAGGGGGACAAAGGGACAACAAAATTCCCAATTGTCTACTCAGAACTCTCAGGAACACCAAGTTAAGACAACTACCCAAACCAGAGACAGTTCAGCACTGATTGTAGATATCCAAAAACAGCTACCTGGCTTTCACCTAGAAGTATCTTTCACAACTGATGCACAACCCTTGGGATTGTTGGGGGGTTCGGGTGCGGGTAAAAGTATGATTTTGCGTTGTCTAGCGGGAATAGAAACGCCCACGAGAGGACAGATTATTTTGAATGGTAGAATATTATTTGACTGGGAACAGAAAATTAACGTACCCAGTCGCGATCGCCGGATTGGTTTTTTAGTCCAGAATTACGCCCTGTTTCCACACATGACTGTCGCCCAAAATATTGCATTTGGCTTACCCAAGGGACTAGCGCCAGGAAATATCCGCGCACAGGTAGAAGAACAACTATTAGCTATGCAATTGCAAGGATTAGGCGATCGCTATCCGCACCAACTTTCTGGGGGACAACAACAACGGGTAGCTTTAGCCAGAGCTTTGGCTAGTCAACCAGAAGCATTACTTTTAGATGAACCGTTTTCTGCACTTGATACCCATCTCCGCAGTCAATTAGAACAGCAAATGACCGCAACTCTTGCTAATTATTCAGGTGCGACTTTATTTGTCACCCATAATATGGAAGAGGCTTATCGAGTTTGCCCAAATCTATTAGTATTGGAGCATGGTAAAGCAGTTCAGTATGACACCAAACAAGAGATTTTCGCACATCCTACAACTGTAAGTGTTGCCCAATTAACTGGATGTAAGAACTTTTCTCGTGCTGTGGTGCAACCATCACACCAAGTAGAAGCAGTTGATTGGGGTTGTACTCTGCAAGTTGTAGAACCAATCAACAGTGAATTATCCCACATCGGCATTCGCGCCCATCAGATTATTTTTACCAACGACCCCAACCAGGAAAACACCTTTAAATGTTGGCTAGTCAGGACTAGTGAAACCCCCCACCGCATGACGTTATTTTTAAAGCTTAATTCTCCTGCCCATAGTCCTCAAGATTATCATTTACAAGCAGAAGTTTTCAAGGAAAAATGGGCGACTCTCAAAGACCAGCCTTTTCCTTGGTATGTGCGTTTAGATCCCCAGCGATTGCTGTTGATGGAGTGA
- a CDS encoding TIGR03279 family radical SAM protein, with amino-acid sequence MTTIHPAKISQVLPDSIAAEIGFEPGDAIIAINGTHPRDLIDYQFLCADEVLELEVLDASGKTHRLEIEKDYDEDLGLEFETALFDGLIQCNNRCPFCFIDQQPPGKRSSLYFKDDDYRLSFLYGSYLTLTNLPEREWQRIEQMRLSPLYVSVHATEPEVRIRLLKNPRAGQILQQIKWFSDRRLQIHAQVVVCPGINDGIHLEQTLTDLASFYTDDVPAVASVAVVPVGLTRFRPEADELTPVTREKAQEVISQVRSLSLGFQQKFGSRVVWLADEWFLIAGEELPSESEYEDYPQIDNGVGSIRLFIKQFAATAAELLPDKIAPNRKLTWVVGNAVEKAFQPILQQLNAVEGLFVNMRALASDYWGQSISVTGLLTGHDLLMNLQGQDLGDGILLPNVMLKHSELLFLDDMSIEEVANVLDTKIYPVAGIDELINTCIQL; translated from the coding sequence ATGACTACCATTCATCCTGCTAAAATTTCTCAAGTATTACCTGATTCGATAGCAGCAGAAATCGGCTTTGAACCGGGGGATGCGATTATTGCTATCAATGGTACCCATCCCCGTGATTTAATTGATTATCAGTTTTTATGTGCTGATGAAGTTCTAGAATTAGAAGTTTTAGACGCATCTGGTAAAACCCACCGGCTGGAAATTGAAAAAGATTACGATGAAGATTTGGGGCTAGAATTTGAAACTGCCCTATTTGATGGTTTAATTCAGTGCAATAACCGCTGCCCATTTTGCTTTATTGACCAACAACCACCAGGTAAGCGGTCTAGCTTGTACTTTAAAGACGACGATTATCGCCTGAGCTTTTTATATGGTTCCTACTTAACTCTTACCAATTTACCAGAAAGAGAATGGCAGCGGATTGAACAAATGCGTCTGTCTCCTTTATATGTTTCTGTCCATGCTACAGAACCCGAAGTTAGAATTAGACTGCTCAAAAATCCTCGTGCTGGACAAATTTTGCAACAAATCAAGTGGTTCTCTGATAGAAGATTACAAATTCATGCTCAAGTAGTAGTTTGTCCAGGTATAAATGATGGTATACACTTGGAACAAACCTTAACGGATTTAGCGTCATTTTATACGGACGATGTGCCTGCTGTAGCTTCAGTTGCTGTGGTACCAGTAGGTTTAACGCGGTTTCGTCCAGAAGCAGACGAATTGACGCCTGTAACCAGGGAAAAGGCGCAAGAAGTGATTTCTCAAGTGCGATCGCTATCCCTAGGATTTCAGCAAAAATTTGGTTCTAGGGTTGTTTGGTTGGCTGATGAATGGTTTTTAATTGCAGGTGAGGAATTACCTAGTGAATCTGAATATGAAGACTATCCGCAAATTGATAATGGTGTGGGTTCGATTCGTTTGTTTATCAAGCAATTTGCAGCCACTGCGGCCGAATTGCTCCCGGATAAAATTGCTCCCAACCGAAAATTAACCTGGGTAGTGGGTAACGCCGTGGAAAAAGCATTTCAACCCATTCTGCAGCAGTTGAATGCTGTTGAGGGTTTATTCGTAAATATGCGTGCTTTAGCTAGTGATTACTGGGGACAGAGTATCAGTGTTACTGGGTTACTAACTGGACATGATTTATTAATGAATTTACAGGGGCAAGATTTAGGTGATGGAATTTTGCTGCCAAATGTAATGCTCAAACATAGCGAATTACTATTTTTAGATGATATGAGTATTGAGGAAGTAGCTAACGTACTGGATACAAAAATATATCCAGTAGCAGGAATTGACGAATTGATCAATACCTGCATTCAGCTTTGA
- a CDS encoding undecaprenyl-diphosphate phosphatase yields MEFIQAFILGIVQGITEFLPISSTAHLLIVTKVFGWKELGAKDFVDAIQFGSVIAILFYFWSLISSIIKGGIAAIRDKDWQREEWKILVGIVVGTIPALLLGFIFKDVIPESALVIAIMSIIMAILLGLAERIGTRKRGFDTLQIRDGILVGLGQTLALIPGVSRSGSTLTTALFLGLERDTAAKFSFLLGFPTLTIATLYKSLKIFQLFKAGQLPDNIVGLLIVGIISTFIFSYLSIAFLIKYLQTKNTLVFVWYRLAFGSAILLAIAAGWRE; encoded by the coding sequence ATGGAGTTTATTCAAGCGTTTATTTTGGGTATTGTTCAAGGAATTACAGAATTCTTACCAATCAGCAGCACTGCACATCTTCTGATTGTGACCAAGGTATTTGGTTGGAAAGAATTAGGTGCTAAAGATTTTGTCGATGCGATTCAATTTGGCAGTGTTATAGCAATTTTGTTTTATTTTTGGTCACTAATTTCTAGTATAATTAAAGGCGGAATTGCAGCCATAAGAGATAAAGACTGGCAACGGGAGGAATGGAAAATTCTGGTTGGCATTGTAGTCGGAACAATCCCGGCATTACTTCTTGGCTTTATTTTCAAAGATGTGATACCTGAAAGTGCATTAGTTATTGCCATTATGTCAATAATTATGGCGATTTTACTAGGTTTGGCAGAAAGAATTGGGACACGTAAGCGAGGTTTCGATACCTTGCAGATTCGCGATGGTATTTTAGTAGGATTAGGACAAACCCTAGCTTTGATTCCTGGGGTTTCTCGTTCTGGTTCAACGTTGACAACAGCCTTATTTTTAGGATTAGAACGGGATACAGCCGCTAAGTTCTCATTTTTGTTAGGATTTCCTACCCTGACGATTGCTACCCTGTATAAAAGCCTGAAAATATTCCAATTGTTTAAAGCCGGTCAGTTACCAGATAACATTGTTGGATTGTTAATTGTCGGGATTATTTCTACCTTTATTTTTTCCTACCTATCGATAGCATTTTTGATCAAGTACTTACAAACTAAAAATACATTAGTTTTTGTTTGGTATAGATTAGCATTTGGAAGTGCCATATTGTTGGCGATCGCTGCAGGTTGGCGTGAATAG